A portion of the Epinephelus moara isolate mb chromosome 4, YSFRI_EMoa_1.0, whole genome shotgun sequence genome contains these proteins:
- the LOC126389523 gene encoding thiosulfate sulfurtransferase/rhodanese-like domain-containing protein 2 codes for MAADETVCSEFIDWEVDASTCNGLKQEKQLSASQRRCYSLCRRKSFAAFVASKRDSSQEEGSSSWCCCRQTFSEHSAIHKHVARTHDTEIQQLTQATYERLLIQLEEEPETQQPDERETEPVDISAWIPDTSHISEERLQKGPGKVLLYYHYCQVKDPHVICAWQKALCEKLHLTGKVRVATEGINGTVGGTNTATDIYIDAMCSHPLFKMEKEDFKTSDGGAACFKDLRVGVYKEIVPMGMDPDVVSYQLAGVHLEPEEFHKEVEALLAKGDLCTDTILLDCRNFYESKIGQFTQCLAPSIRKFSYFPDYVDQNLELFRDKKVLMYCTGGIRCERGSAYLRSKDVCKEVYQLKGGIHKYLEQFPEGFYRGKLFVFDERYTISSNSDIISDCRYCGSPWDQYKLCSTNFCCQLVLSCPDCRQGGHTACCPTCQTKGQTQSKESPAVLPHHKEECECTDGRPRIPQDV; via the exons ATGGCAGCGGATGAAACAGTTTGCTCAGAGTTCATAGACTGGGAAGTTGATGCTTCGACGTGTAATGGactgaaacaggaaaaacaactgTCTGCCTCACAAAGAAGGTGCTACAGCCTCTGCAGGAGGAAG tCATTTGCTGCCTTTGTTGCGTCCAAGAGGGACAGCAGTCAGGAGGAAGGAAGCTCATCTTGGTGCTGCTGCAGACAGACTTTCAGTGAACACTCTGCCATCCACAAACACGTGGCCAGGACTCATGATACTGAAATACAGCAGCTCACACAGGCCACATATGAGCGTTTGTTAATCCAGTTGGAAGAGGAACCTGAAACACAGCAGCCGGACGAGCGCGAGACCGAGCCGGTGGACATTTCTGCGTGGATACCTGACACTAGTCACATCTCTGAGGAGCGGCTTCAGAA GGGTCCAGGCAAGGTTCTGCTCTATTATCACTACTGTCAGGTGAAGGATCCACATGTCATCTGTGCCTGGCAGAAAGCTTTGTGTGAGAAGCTCCACTTAACTGGCAAG GTGAGGGTGGCGACTGAAGGCATCAATGGGACAGTTGGTGGCACCAACACGGCCACTGACATTTACATCGACGCTATGTGTTCACACCCTCTCTTCAAGATGGAGAAGGAGGATTTTAAG acaagTGATGGTGGTGCAGCGTGTTTTAAAGACCTGAGGGTCGGCGTCTATAAAGAAATCGTCCCAATGGGAATGGATCCTGACGTTGTTTCCTACCAGCTGGCAG GAGTTCATTTGGAGCCGGAGGAGTTTCATAAAGAAGTTGAGGCTCTGTTGGCTAAAGGGGACTTGTGCACTGACACCATCCTCCTGGACTGCCGCAACTTTTATGAGAGTAAGATT GGGCAGTTTACTCAGTGTCTGGCCCCAAGCATCCGCAAGTTCAGCTACTTCCCGGACTACGTCGACCAGAACCTCGAACTGTTCAGAGACAAGAAGGTCTTGATGTACTGCACAGGAGGGATCCGCTGTGAGCGCGGCTCTGCATACCTCCGCTCCAAA GATGTGTGTAAGGAAGTTTACCAGCTGAAAGGTGGAATCCACAAGTATCTGGAGCAGTTCCCAGAGGGTTTCTATCGAGGGAAGCTTTTTGTGTTTGATGAACGCTACACCATCTCCTCCAACAGTGACATCATCTCAG ACTGCAGGTACTGCGGCAGTCCCTGGGACCAGTACAAACTCTGTTCCACCAACTTCTGCTGTCAGCTGGTTCTGTCCTGTCCTGACTGCCGGCAGGGCGGACACACCGCCTGCTGCCCCACCTGCCAAACCAAAGGACAGACTCAGAGCAAGGAGTCCCCCGCTGTTCTCCCGCATCACAAAGAGGAGTGTGAGTGCACTGATGGACGTCCCAGAATCCCTCAGGATGTGTAG